The bacterium genome contains the following window.
CTACCTCTTCGTCATGGACCACCTGCACCGACTGCGTGAGCTCTACGGGTCTGACGCGGTCGATGCCGAGTCGGCGGTGGTGAAGTTGGATCGACCCGCTGGCGCCAGGCGACGGAGGGGCGCCTGAGGAAGATTGCCCGCCGAGTTTGTTCGTGGCGGGGATCGGCGTACGTAGAAGTACGGATGGAACCACCCCGAGACCTCCTTCATCATCTTTGAATATGAACTGACTCCGCCCCCGGATGATCCGGTGGAGGAACAACAGAGCGGCGGCGCGCCGACACGCGCTCGCCGGTTGATTCATGCTGTATCAGGTTCGAGAAAGGGAGGACCGATGACGTTCCGTGCTGGATTCCTGTCGTCTCAATCGATGTTCGTGACCGCTTCGCTGGCTGTAACCCCACTGCTCCTGATTCTCTCGCTCGTCATCGGCGCTCCCGCCGTCGCGTCGCACACGCCCGACCCGGCCAGCGTTACTGTCGCGGGCGACCTTCAGGAAGAGCTCGGCTGTCCCGGCGATTGGCAGCCCGACTGCGCCGCGACCCACCTCGGCTACGACGCCGAAGACGACGTTTGGCAGGGCGTTTTCAACGTGCCAGCCGGCATGTGGCTGTACAAAGCGCCTCTCAACGACAGTTGGACCGAAAACTACGGTGCCGGTGGCGTGTTCGACGGCCCCAACATCTCGCTCGACCTCGGTGCCGCGACCGACGTCAAGTTCTACTACAGTCACGAATCCCACTGGATCACCGACAACGTCAACTCGGTGATCGCGACCGCGCCCGGGAGTTTCCAGGATGAACTCGGCTGCTCGGGCGACTGGCAGCCCTGGTGCCTGCGCTCCTGGCTTCAGGACCCCGACGGCGACGAGATCTTCACCTTCCAGACTTCTCGGCTCCCAGCCGGCAGCTACGAGGTCAAGGTCGCCCACGATGAGGACTGGGCCGAGAACTACGGCCAAGACGGCGTGCCCGGCGGAGCCAACATTCCTTTCACCGTACCGAGCGACTGCGCCGACATGAGCTTCGAGTACGAACTTTCGAGCCACATCCTGGACGTTGGGCCGGCGCCGCCGGTACCGCAGCCCGCGAGCGTCACCATTGCGGGTAGCTTGCAGGATGAGCTCGGCTGCCCCGGTGACTGGCAGCCCGACTGCGCGGTGACCCACCTCGGCTTCGACGCCGACGATCAGCTCTGGCAGGGCACCTTCAACATCCCGGCCGGAGACTGGGAGTACAAGGCGGCGATCAACGATAGCTGGGACGAGAACTACGGCGCCAACGCGACCCCGAACGGACCCAACATCGGTCTGTCGCTGGGCGCGGTGGCTGACGTCAAGTTCTACTACTCGGACACCACCAACTGGGTGACCGACAACGTCAACGCCACGATCGCGACCCTGGCGGGCAGCTTTCAGAACGAGCTCGGCTGCCCCGATGACTGGCAGCCCTGGTGCCTGCGCTCCTGGCTGCAGGACCCCGACGGCGACGGCGTCTACACGTTCTCGACGGCCAGGCTTCCCGCCGGCAACTACGAGGTCAAGATAGCCCACGACGAAGACTGGGCCGAGAATTACGGCCAGGACGGGGTACCCGGCGGAGCCAACATCCCGTTCACCGTGCCCGCGAGCTGCACCGAGATCTTCTTCACCTACGACCCGGTCACCCATCTGCTCGACATCGGCACCGGCCCCGGCGGTCCGATGGGCAACCTGAATCTCGCCCAGGCGCACTGGGTGACGGAAGACACGGTGGCCTGGGGCCTGGGGAGTCTCCCAGGAGACGCCACGTTCGCCCTGCACTACTCGGCCACCGGCGATCTTGCGCTCGACGAGACCGGGGTCGTCGGCGCCGACGGCGCGCTCGCGCTGACGCTGGATCCCGCCGGCCTGCCGACCGCGGTCACCGACAAGTTCCCGCATTTGAGCGGCTACGGGGCCTTCAAGCTCGACGCCGCCGACCTCGGCATGGTGCCGCAGATCCTCAAGGGGCAGTTCGCGGTGTCGGCGGCCGCGGCCGACGGCACCCCGATCGACGCCACCACGCTCCAGATCCCGGGCGTTCTCGACGATCTCTACTTCTACGACGGCGCCCTGGGCGTGGTCTGGAACGGAGGTCTCAGCCTCGAGCTGTGGGCGCCGACCGCGCAATCGGCCGCGCTCCATCTCTTCGACGACGCCGACCCGGCGACTGTTCCAGCCGTCATACCGATGATCGAGGATCCGGTCACCGGAGTCTGGAGCGCCGCTGGAGACGGCAGCTGGGGCGGCAAGTACTACCTCTACGAGGTCACGGTCTGGGCGCCGACCACCGGACAGATCGAGACCAACCTGGTCACCGACCCCTACTCGCTGAGTCTCTCGGCCAACAGCGCCCGCAGCCAGATCGTCGATCTCGGGGATCCCGCGCTCGCGCCCGCCGACTGGGACTATCTCGAGAAACCGCCGCTGGCGGCCCCCGAGGACGTGGCGATCTACGAGCTCCACGTGCGCGACTTCAGCTGGGTCGATCCGGCGGTGTCGGCCACCGAGCGCGGCACCTACCGTGCCTTCACCGACACCGGCTCCTTCGGCATGGAGCACCTGGGTGCCTTGGCCGAGGCCGGGCTCTCGCACATTCATCTCCTACCGGCCTTCGACGTGGCGACGATACCCGAGGTGCGAGCCGAGCAGGTCGAGCTCGACTTCGGTCTTCTGGCGACGTATCCGCCCGACTCCGACCAGCAGCAGGCCGCGGTCGCCGCGGTCGAGGACCAGGACGGCTTCAACTGGGGCTACGACCCGTGGCACTACACCGTGCCCGAGGGCAGCTATTCGACAGACTCCGACGGCCCCCAGAGAATCCTCGAGTTTCGGGAGATGGTCCAGTCGCTCAACCAGACCGGCCTGCGGGTGGTCATGGACGTGGTCTACAACCACACCAACTCGGCCGGCCAGAACGACAAGTCGGTGCTCGACAAGATCGTGCCCGGCTACTACTACCGCCTCAACGCCGACGGCGCGGTCGAGACCTCGAGCTGCTGCCCAAACACCGCCACCGAGCACACCATGATGGAGAAGCTCATGGTCGACTCGCTGGTGACCTGGGCGCGCGACTACAAGGTCGACGGCTTTCGCTTCGATCTCATGGGCCACCACCCCAAGTCGACGATGCTCGAGATCCGCGCCGCCATGGACGCGCTGACCGAGGCCGACGACGGTGTCGACGGCACCGAGATCTATCTCTACGGCGAGGGCTGGAACTTCGGCGAAGTCGCCAACAATGCCCGATTCGAGCAGGCGACCCAGGCCAACATGGCCGGCACCGGCATCGGCTCGTTCAACGATCGGATTCGCGACGGCGCCCGCGGCGGCGGCCCGTTCAGTGGTCTCCAGGAGCAGGGCTTCGTCACCGGTCTCTTCAATGATCCCAACGCCACCGACCAGGGCAGCCCGCAGGACCAAGCGGACAGGCTCAGGCTCGAGGCCGACTGGATCCGGGTCTCCCTGGCGGGGAATCTCAAGAACTACCCGCTGATCGACCGCTTCGGCAACCCGGTCCTGGGCTCACAGGTCGATTACAACGGCCAGCAGGCCGGCTACACCCTCGATCCCCAGGAGATCATCAACTACGTTTCGGCCCACGACAACGAGACCCTGTTCGACGCCGTTCAGCTCAAGGTGCCGCTGGGGACCGCGATGGGAGACCGCGTCCGGGTGCAGAACTTGGGTGTCGATCTGGTCGCTCT
Protein-coding sequences here:
- the pulA gene encoding pullulanase-type alpha-1,6-glucosidase, with the protein product MTFRAGFLSSQSMFVTASLAVTPLLLILSLVIGAPAVASHTPDPASVTVAGDLQEELGCPGDWQPDCAATHLGYDAEDDVWQGVFNVPAGMWLYKAPLNDSWTENYGAGGVFDGPNISLDLGAATDVKFYYSHESHWITDNVNSVIATAPGSFQDELGCSGDWQPWCLRSWLQDPDGDEIFTFQTSRLPAGSYEVKVAHDEDWAENYGQDGVPGGANIPFTVPSDCADMSFEYELSSHILDVGPAPPVPQPASVTIAGSLQDELGCPGDWQPDCAVTHLGFDADDQLWQGTFNIPAGDWEYKAAINDSWDENYGANATPNGPNIGLSLGAVADVKFYYSDTTNWVTDNVNATIATLAGSFQNELGCPDDWQPWCLRSWLQDPDGDGVYTFSTARLPAGNYEVKIAHDEDWAENYGQDGVPGGANIPFTVPASCTEIFFTYDPVTHLLDIGTGPGGPMGNLNLAQAHWVTEDTVAWGLGSLPGDATFALHYSATGDLALDETGVVGADGALALTLDPAGLPTAVTDKFPHLSGYGAFKLDAADLGMVPQILKGQFAVSAAAADGTPIDATTLQIPGVLDDLYFYDGALGVVWNGGLSLELWAPTAQSAALHLFDDADPATVPAVIPMIEDPVTGVWSAAGDGSWGGKYYLYEVTVWAPTTGQIETNLVTDPYSLSLSANSARSQIVDLGDPALAPADWDYLEKPPLAAPEDVAIYELHVRDFSWVDPAVSATERGTYRAFTDTGSFGMEHLGALAEAGLSHIHLLPAFDVATIPEVRAEQVELDFGLLATYPPDSDQQQAAVAAVEDQDGFNWGYDPWHYTVPEGSYSTDSDGPQRILEFREMVQSLNQTGLRVVMDVVYNHTNSAGQNDKSVLDKIVPGYYYRLNADGAVETSSCCPNTATEHTMMEKLMVDSLVTWARDYKVDGFRFDLMGHHPKSTMLEIRAAMDALTEADDGVDGTEIYLYGEGWNFGEVANNARFEQATQANMAGTGIGSFNDRIRDGARGGGPFSGLQEQGFVTGLFNDPNATDQGSPQDQADRLRLEADWIRVSLAGNLKNYPLIDRFGNPVLGSQVDYNGQQAGYTLDPQEIINYVSAHDNETLFDAVQLKVPLGTAMGDRVRVQNLGVDLVALGQGIPFFHAGIDMLRSKSMDRDSFNSGDWFNKLDFMYQINNWGVGLPVASKNQSNWPLFQPLLADPALQAGAGDIGAAVEHFREMLAIRESSRLFRLPDEAEVISRLAFLNTGPAQVPGLIVMNLSDPDGDFDNLRESITVLFNATDDPQDFAAPALAGFDFELHKVQQASADPVVMTSSFDVATSTFSVPARTTAVFVAKRPVSEQIDLLIDDVRELIADGTLSRGRGRALIVKLKLAKRFVRRGWNRLATLMLYLFMHKVYLYEHWGILSGEQAAPLFEAAWDLIECLE